The Bombus huntii isolate Logan2020A chromosome 1, iyBomHunt1.1, whole genome shotgun sequence genome contains a region encoding:
- the LOC126872413 gene encoding pyrimidodiazepine synthase-like has protein sequence MSSLHLGADSQKPAEVKGQVRLYGMKFCPFTHRIRLILSYKNIPHDTVNINIRNKPKWYLEIHPEGKVPALVDADGKVIVDSLVIANHLDEKYPEPSLYDEKTKTRDLELLDHYSKLVSIFSNCIHNNDSRPLKEIVAEFSSLLVEFEEELKTRGTVYFGGAQPGMLDILMWPWVERRKSLSLIYGEPTNFNDGNFSHLMKWMQQMKAQPFVQENECSHEKFAQLVKDLKTGNVDFDKL, from the exons ATGAGCAGTTTACATCTTGGAGCTG ATTCTCAGAAACCAGCAGAAGTGAAAGGACAAGTTCGTTTGTATGGTATGAAATTTTGTCCTTTTACACACAGAATTCGATTAATACTTTCTTATAAAAACATTCCACATGATACTGTTAATATCAATATCAGGAATAAACCAAAATGGTACTTGGAA attcATCCAGAGGGTAAAGTTCCTGCACTTGTTGATGCTGATGGTAAAGTAATAGTTGATTCATTAGTCATAGCAAATCATTTAGATGAAAAATATCCTGAGCCTTCCTTATATGatgaaaaaacaaaaactCGTGACTTAGAACTGTTAGATCACTATTCCAAG CTTGTTAGTATTTTCTCAAACTGCATTCATAATAACGATAGCAGACCGCTTAAAGAAATTGTTGCTgaattttcatctttattaGTAGAGTTTGAAGAGGAACTTAAAACTCGTGGAACTGTGTATTTTGGAg gAGCACAACCTGGTATGTTAGATATACTTATGTGGCCATGGGTTGAACGACGAAAATCTCTATCTCTCATTTATGGAGAACCTACAAATTTCAATGATGGAAATTTCTCTCATTTA atgAAATGGATGCAACAGATGAAGGCACAGCCATTTGTACAAGAAAACGAATGTTCACATGAAAAATTTGCTCAGTTAGTCAAAGATTTGAAAACTGGAAATGTTGATTTCGATAAACTTTAA
- the LOC126871546 gene encoding mediator of RNA polymerase II transcription subunit 23, with product MTSEIQITTIVNDILKVEAIEEAFSCVLVHHPNSESEKIATWQTELSSAMSNLSKEQQENAVRQFLSMAAAMTNHKRLQLLLSLLENLVTSNVLPARLVCECILNCDKLQYQLEDFWVECFVLIRHIIGGVDYKGVREIMKGCKEKAQTIPSRLDASIQPQLKALENVIEYIFDRNACLLPGYFIVTEIQKAYPDGKNWPHWKLAKLLSNFVESFRNTAQMVSIVGHSKMLPVVEHTGYADLINPWVLDTTTLKFSLKGNLPYDEDLLKPQTELLRYVLEQPYSRDMVCSMLGLQKQQKQRCIALEEQLVELVILAMERAENETLPAEGTDGTVANHYVWLHLSSQLIYFVLFSYACFPSIVMAIHDKLAGRDLRKGRDHLMWVLLQFISGSIQRNPLSNFLPVLKLYDLLYPEKEPLPVPDYTQALCTHQMAITCIWIHLLKKAQSEHSNIHRPIPHTLKLHHEFLQHLVMPNTSLCMGSDYRIALLCNAYSTNQEYFGRPMAALVDTILGTQKGQQQQPMQTLQNNAALASGPTTPLSMSILDSLTVHSKMSLIHSIVTHVIKSAQSKSNMALAPALVETYSRLLVYTEIESLGIKGFISQLLPTVFKSHAWGTLYTLLEMFSYRMHHIQPHYRVQLLSHLHSLAAVPQTNQTQLHLCVESTALRLITGLGSAEVQPQLSRFLSEPKTLVSAESEELNRALVLTLARSMHVTGTGSDSHSGTWCKELLNTIMQNTPHSWANHTLQCFPPVLSEFFQQNSVPKENKQQIKKAVEEEYRNWASMSNENDIIAHFSVPGTPPLFLCLLWKIIFETDRISPIAYKILERIGARALSAHLRKFCDYLVFEFANSVGGQHVNKCVDTVNDMIWKYNIVTIDRLILCLVLRTHEGSDAQVCFFIIQLLLLKAIELRNRTQEFVKENSPEHWKQSNWHEKHLAFHRKFPEKFAPEGIMEQTSGGPSQYQSLPVYFGNVCLRFLPVFDIVVHRYLEIPAVSKSLETLLEHLGCLYKFHDRPVTYLYNTLHYYERKLRDRPPLKRRLVAAVLGSLKEIRAPGWALSEAYQMYMTRSTDDVVTWMPELDYYIRLVRRIVETMSGTAHFPATDWRFNEFPNPAAHALYVTCVELMAVPVAPNIVANSLLDVVAKGYTVIPSDEIHLWINCVGLLLAALPECYWSALHDRLVATISSPGLANWNYSNLTPFQIFNFNSTHNSLLENKFSYMLALAHSVWHHAGVGQITTMPQFIKEKLQPVINSEEQFIYACHLIGPTLARFNAERPNCVVELTVRLYEMLEQVDRVQTHLKYMDPVCDLLYHIKYMFVGDMMKNEVECIIRRLRPALQMRLRFIAHINIDEIQSS from the exons ATGACGAGTGAAATTCAAATCACTACCAttgttaatgatatttta AAAGTGGAAGCTATAGAAGAAGCTTTTAGTTGTGTTTTGGTGCATCACCCAAACAGTGAAAGCGAGAAAATAGCAACATGGCAAACAGAATTATCATCTGCTATGTCAAATTTATCCAAAGAACAGCAAGAGAATGCAGTAAGACAATTTTTATCTATGGCAGCAGCAATGACTAATCATAAGAGATTGCAATTATTATTGTCACTACTTGAAAACTTAGTTACATCTAATGTTTTGCCAGCAAG ACTTGTGTGTGaatgtatattaaattgtGATAAACTTCAATATCAGTTAGAAGATTTTTGGGTTGAATGTTTTGTTCTTATTCGGCACATTATTGGAGGAGTTGATTACAAGGGTGTCAGAGAAATAATGAAG GGATGCAAAGAAAAAGCACAAACAATTCCATCGAGATTAGATGCATCTATTCAGCCTCAATTGAAAGCTTTGGAAAATGTAATTGAATACATTTTTGATAGAAATGCTTGTTTATTAccaggatattttattgtaactgaAATTCAAAAGGCTTATCCTGATGGTAAAAACTGGCCACACTGG aaattagcAAAATTGCTTTCAAACTTTGTTGAAAGTTTTCGTAATACTGCGCAAATGGTATCTATAGTTGGACATTCAAAGATGTTACCAGTTGTGGAACATACTGGATATGCTGATTTAATCAATCCTTGGGTACTTGATACCACaacattaaaattttcattaaaaggAAATTTGCCTTATGATGAGGATTTACTCAAACCACAAACTGAATTACTGAGATATGTATTAGAACAACCTTATAGTAGGGATATGGTGTGTTCGATGCTTGGTTTACAAAAACAG CAAAAACAACGATGTATAGCTTTGGAAGAGCAATTGGTAGAACTTGTAATTCTTGCTATGGAACGTGCAGAAAATGAAACGTTACCGGCAGAAGGAACTGATGGAACTGTTGCAAATCATTATGTATGGTTACATCTCTCATCACAGCTTATATACTTTGTACTCTTTTCGTACGCTTGTTTCCCGAGTATTGTAATGGCAATACACGATAAATTAGCAGGAAGAGACTTAAGGAAAGGGAGAGATCACTTAATGTGGGTCTTGCTACAATTCATTTCTGGAAGTATTCAGAGAAACCCACTATCAAACTTTTTACCAGTATTAAAACTATACGACCTCCTATATCCAGAAAAGGAACCGTTACCGGTACCGGATTATACTCAAGCATTATGCACACATCAAATGGCTATTACGTGTATATGGATACATTTGCTAAAAAAAGCTCAGTCAGAACATTCCAATATTCACAGACCAATACCACACACTTTGAAACTTCATCATGAATTTTTACAACATTTAGTTATGCCTAACACTTCTCTTTGTATGGGATCTGATTACCGCATTGCTTTGCTATGTAATGCGTATTCTACAAATCAAGAGTATTTTGGTAGACCAATGGCAGCTTTAGTAGATACTATACTTGGTACTCAAAAAGGTCAGCAACAGCAGCCGATGCAGACGTTACAAAATAATGCAGCCCTCGCAAGTGGACCAACGACGCCATTATCGATGTCAATTTTGGATTCATTGACTGTTCACTCTAAAATGAGCCTAATACATAGCATCGTTACTCACGTTATCAAATCGGCACAATCCAAAAGCAATATGGCATTGGCACCAGCATTGGTTGAAACTTATAGTAGATTACTAGTATACACTGAGATTGAAAGTCTTGGCATCAAAGGTTTCATCAGCCAGTTGCTTCCAACAGTTTTCAAGTCTCATGCATGGGGAACATTATATACTCTTTTGGAAATGTTTAGTTATAGGATGCATCATATACAACCGCATTATAGAGTGCAACTTTTGTCTCATTTACATAGCCTTGCAGCTGTGCCACAAACTAATCAAACACAACTTCATCTATGTGTGGAAAGCACCGCTCTTCGTTTAATTACTGGATTGGGATCAGCTGAAGTACAACCACAATTATCTCGATTTTTATCAGAACCTAAAACTCTTGTGTCAGCAGAATCTGAGGAGCTGAATAGAGCTTTAGTATTAACGCTGGCACGTTCTATGCACGTTACAGGAACTGGATCAGATAGTCACAGTGGAACATGGTGCAAGGAATTGTTGAACACAATTATGCAGAATACCCCACACTCGTGGGCTAATCACACTCTTCAATGTTTTCCTCCGGTGTTAAGCGAATTTTTTCAGCAAAATAGCGTAccaaaagaaaacaaacaacAGATCAAGAAAGCGGTGGAAGAAGAATATCGAAATTGGGCTTCTATGAGTAatgaaaatgatataatagCACACTTTTCTGTACCTGGTACACCACCTCTATTTTTATGCCTTTTGTGGAAGATTATTTTCGAAACTGATCGAATTAGTCCGATCGCGTATAAAATCTTAGAAAGGATTGGAGCCCGAGCTTTGTCGGCACATCTTCGAAAATTCTGTGATTATCTCGTATTTGAATTTGCTAATAGCGTGGGTGGACAACATGTAAATAAATGTGTAGATACAGTTAACGATATGATatggaaatataatattgtaactATTGATAGATTAATTCTTTGCCTGGTACTGAGGACTCACGAAGGCAGTGACGCACAAGTATGCTTttttataattcaattattgttattaaaagCTATTGAATTGAGAAACAGAACCCAAGAGTTTGTGAAAGAAAATTCTCCGGAGCATTGGAAACAATCGAACTGGCATGAAAAACATCTTGCATTTCATAGAAAATTCCCAGAGAAATTTGCTCCAGAAGGTATTATGGAACAAACTAGCGGAGGACCTAGTCAATATCAAAGTTTGCCTGTTTATTTTGGGAATGTATGCTTACGATTTTTGCCTGTTTTTGATATCGTTGTACATAGGTATTTGGAAATACCAGCTGTGTCAAAAAGTTTAGAAACATTGCTAGAACATTTAGgatgtttatataaattccATG aTCGACCTGTTACGTACCTTTATAATACTTTACATTATTATGAACGTAAATTAAGAGACAGACCACCTCTGAAACGACGATTAGTGGCAGCTGTTTTAGGttccttaaaagaaattagGGCACCAGGATGGGCACTCTCAGAAGCTTATCAAATGTACATGACTCGATCTACTGATGATGTTGTCACATGGATGCCAGAATTAGATTACTATATCCGCTTAGTACGAAGAATTGTGGAAA CAATGTCAGGTACAGCTCATTTTCCTGCTACTGATTGGAGATTTAATGAATTTCCCAATCCTGCTGCACATGCATTGTATGTTACATGTGTTGAACTTATGGCTGTCCCTGTTGCTCCAAATATAGTTGCCAATTCATTGTTAGATGTAGTTGCAAAAGG GTACACAGTGATACCGTCAGATGAAATTCATTTATGGATAAATTGTGTGGGTTTGCTATTGGCTGCTTTACCAGAGTGTTATTGGTCAGCCCTTCATGACCGATTAGTAGCAACTATTAGCAGCCCAGGTCTAGCTAATTGGAATTACAGTAATTTAACTccatttcaaatatttaattttaatagcaCACATAACagtttattagaaaataaattcagTTATATGCTGGCATTGGCACATTCTGTGTGGCATCATGCCGGTGTTGGACAAATAACTACTATGCCTCA atttattaAAGAGAAACTTCAACCAGTTATAAATAGCGAAGAACAATTTATATATGCGTGTCATTTAATTGGACCTACTTTAGCAAGATTTAATGCTGAAAGGCCGAATTGTGTCGTAGAATTAACAGTTCGTCTATATGAAATGCTTGAACAAGTCGATCGAGTTCAAACTCATCTAAAATACATGGACCCAGTTTGTGATTTACT ATATCATATAAAGTACATGTTCGTCGGGGATATGATGAAGAACGAAGTGGAATGTATTATACGAAGACTAAGACCTGCTTTACAAATGAGGCTACGATTTATTGCTCACATAAATATAGACGAAATTCAGTCTTCCTGA
- the LOC126871561 gene encoding uncharacterized protein LOC126871561 → MYEANVDSSSSQCSTPRRDLENEESSSDVATGPKHVAQLLRSWILRLKTSSETERYPYEMEEKPIPKPRSVMTERPVPAPRRKLPPSMPTARFSSHSDSSQSEKSDDSKSTSESRSTNNEFFRNLTSSSRQLKDEISEKMTMKGRAVISSTRNASIRLEKSVKNLLTRRLTSLNQDDLLRDNTGGNKKFKDPVEDERCVSMPADDIFSSISFYSPLNSNLRSVRNEEDLSGTRHSPPPPAYPPPHPDESIYDELQSVTSGSSRYDTISSTISDKVDRDFPESFDLLSFVLNQASDSDQSLNLSDVNVTLPLDKSDNAKRLSRSDSWTFYDTAPVGKSEGLDELDRISSAEEDILDKEVPLLDRTSNASNGSQASIQNSLYENLSPQKAQEEKETTSNSPENRQQSSKSLLFEFDPFARTSDENVYSNFENNDLMLLETLLATNDSPSSSGSILDFQEAVDNEEEQDDVEEEDAEQISSVPPEPPKRFDSLPKNEYDEVAEILPEPDKSATGKNPALLPKLAHLVTRKQPAVPPRKSTAKNRSSEASSPNSVTAKSVAATTSDSSVTSTTSSTTTTTTTTTTTAADESSCPSGGKATEEHRRVGVIQKLKKLRHESTGHGIRPNVMSFVKSGSKLLSRSRDHSGVVPSTKSTKLERPRVNDLLNVTTHRGIVYRTGVGIERAKDLVQRAAILADQKLSFYTDKGMSTLKEIVHLDTVYSIHLLQDFKIVDGETVHCIAISVEGRPSVHVFYAKGTTERRIWAQRILEAITTVFPTKYTAELTRVGWAYLKEGVTGTWFPAWVLLYQRTLIYTKSLDPTTAITFGELDLRKARCIVLREQEGPNASAGSVPVVVVDAGGSGALHMATPGTHEGSAWRHALYQAATTCGPALEQQQLTQDNVPVILDKCINFIYAHGIMSKGIYRQNGSNSAVVKLLKAFRRDAWATQITRSAYTEHDVATVLRRFLRDLPNPLFPPNIHDRLCLTAETVNDNEQVSAYRKLLSTLTPVPAATLRRILAHLYCLSQQSSKNLMTGENLSAIWGPTLMHADESSAEEWNRSETRVIGDLIKLYPKLYQLTAADMAKEAKILEILEKHHGSNNGLRGAPSGDLKIWIYIFSRDGECINVTIGPQKTAFDVCQELAEKTNLSAHELCLEEYTLSGALERPLHHKERVLEAVARWGYWDPEDRKDNVLILKKDRLYKDIAPLMKPPMTTSGELKFADTKSKNFKNYLFEFSQAKLYCYKDRVCANVLYEWKVEDIIWYLGHEPKRNPQTGWSITFIAKNKKPTRCKETPYFGNTLAGSLKEEQHKWVAAMVFGEYQLNVRPPSVNLMDP, encoded by the exons ATGTACGAAGCAAATGTTGATAGTTCTTCGAGTCAGTGTTCAACGCCTCGTCGGGATCTCGAAAATGAGGAATCGTCTTCGGATGTTGCGAC GGGACCGAAGCATGTAGCGCAGCTTCTACGTTCCTGGATCCTTCGGTTAAAAACGAGCAGCGAGACAGAAAGATATCCATACGAGATGGAGGAGAAACCGATACCGAAACCTAGATCGGTGATGACCGAACGACCGGTACCAGCACCGAGGAGGAAGCTGCCACCTTCGATGCCAACAGCTCGATTCAGCAGTCACAGCGATTCCAGTCAATCGGAGAAAAGCGACGACTCGAAATCCACGTCGGAATCGAGGAGTACGAACAATGAATTTTTTCGAAATCTGACCAGTAGTTCCCGACAACTGAAAGACGAGATTTCGGAGAAGATGACGATGAAGGGCCGTGCGGTAATTTCCAGCACGAGGAACGCTAGTATTAGATTGGAGAAGTCGGTGAAGAATCTTTTAACGAGACGGTTAACTTCGTTGAATCAGGACGATCTTTTAAGGGACAACACCGGTGGTAATAAGAAGTTCAAAGATCCTGTAGAGGATGAGAGATGCGTCTCGATGCCGGCTGATGATATTTTCAGCAGCATCTCGTTCTACAGTCCCTTGAACAGTAATCTGAGAAGCGTCAGAAATGAGGAGGATCTTTCCGGGACGCGTCACAGTCCACCACCTCCTGCATATCCTCCTCCACATCCTGACGAGTCTATCTACGACGAACTGCAGTCCGTCACGTCAGGCAGCAGTCGATACGACACGATCAGCTCGACCATCTCTGACAAAGTCGACAGGGACTTCCCCGAATCGTTTGATCTACTTAGTTTCGTGCTCAATCAG GCCAGTGATTCCGATCAGAGCTTGAACCTTTCCGACGTAAACGTGACACTACCGTTAGACAAATCGGATAACGCGAAGAGATTATCCAGATCCGATTCCTGGACGTTCTACGACACCGCGCCAGTTGGGAAATCCGAGGGGCTCGACGAACTGGACAGGATATCCAGCGCAGAGGAGGACATCCTGGACAAAGAAGTGCCTCTGCTCGATCGAACGTCCAACGCGTCGAATGGAAGCCAAGCATCCATTCAAAATTCTCTGTATGAAAATCTGTCGCCGCAAAAGGCacaagaagagaaagaaacaacGTCGAACAGTCCAGAAAATAGACAACAGAGTAGTAAATCTTTGTTGTTCGAGTTTGACCCGTTCGCGAGAACTTCTGATGAAAACGTGTATAGCAACTTTGAAAATAACGATTTAATGTTACTGGAGACTTTATTGGCCACCAACGATTCGCCGAGCAGTTCTGGCAGTATTCTGGACTTTCAGGAAGCAGTCGATAACGAGGAGGAACAAGATGACGTGGAAGAAGAGGATGCCGAGCAAATCTCGTCAGTGCCACCAGAACCACCGAAAAGATTCGACTCCTTGCCGAAAAACGAGTACGACGAGGTCGCAGAGATCCTTCCAGAACCGGATAAAAGCGCTACGGGGAAAAATCCGGCTCTATTGCCGAAATTAGCGCACCTAGTGACTCGGAAGCAACCCGCTGTTCCCCCTAGGAAATCGACAGCGAAGAATCGCTCGAGCGAGGCATCCTCTCCTAATTCTGTGACGGCTAAATCCGTGGCTGCTACGACTAGCGATAGTTCAG TCACGAGTACGACGAGCAgcacgacaacgacgacgacgacgacgacgacgacggccGCTGACGAATCTTCGTGTCCTTCGGGCGGTAAGGCCACGGAGGAGCACAGACGCGTGGGCGTGATccagaaattgaaaaaattgcgGCATGAGTCCACGGGGCACGGGATCAGACCGAACGTGATGAGTTTCGTGAAGAGCGGCAGTAAATTGCTGTCCAGAAGTCGTGACCACAGTGGCGTTGTGCCAAGcacgaaatcgacgaaattgGAGAGACCAAGGGTGAACGATCTGCTAAATGTGACGACGCACCGTGGAATCGTTTACAGGACCGGTGTAGGAATAGAAAGAGCGAAGGACCTGGTGCAAAGGGCAGCGATCTTAGCCGACCAGAAGCTCTCTTTCTACACAGATAAGGGCATGTCTACTCTGAAGGAGATCGTTCACCTCGACACAGTGTACAGCATTCATCTTCTCCAGGACTTTAA GATAGTTGATGGAGAGACTGTACATTGCATAGCAATTAGCGTTGAGGGAAGACCGAGCGTTCACGTGTTCTACGCGAAGGGCACCACGGAACGAAGGATTTGGGCTCAAAGAATACTAGAGGCTATTACTACAGTTTTTCCCACGAAGTACACGGCTGAATTGACGAGAGTAGGATGGGCCTATTTGAAG GAAGGCGTAACAGGCACGTGGTTTCCAGCTTGGGTTCTCCTGTATCAACGAACGTTAATTTACACGAAATCTCTGGATCCTACCACGGCCATAACTTTTGGAGAACTCGACCTTCGGAAGGCACGATGTATCG TTTTACGGGAACAGGAAGGACCTAATGCAAGTGCAGGATCAGTTCCGGTGGTGGTCGTCGATGCAGGTGGTAGCGGCGCACTACATATGGCTACACCAGGAACTCACGAAGGATCCGCATGGAGACACGCACTTTATCAAGCTGCCACTACCTGTGGCCCCGCTTTAGAGCAGCAACAACTCACGCAAGATAACGTGCCTGTGATTCTCGACAAATgcattaatttcatttatgcTCATG GTATCATGTCGAAGGGCATTTATCGACAAAACGGATCCAATAGTGCAGTGGTCAAATTATTAAAAGCCTTTCGTCGCGACGCATGGGCGACGCAAATTACGAGGAGCGCGTATACAGAACACGATGTCGCCACAGTTCTCAGAAGGTTTCTCCGTGATTTACCGAATCCATTGTTTCCGCCTAACATTCACGATCGACTTTGTCTTACCGCAG AGACCGTCAACGATAACGAACAAGTTTCAGCGTATAGGAAATTATTGTCCACGTTGACTCCAGTACCGGCGGCGACGCTCAGAAGAATTCTTGCTCACCTTTACTGTTTGAGTCAGCAGAGTTCCAAGAACCTGATGACCGGCGAGAATCTTTCCGCAATCTGGGGACCGACGTTAATGCACGCTGACGAAAGCAGCGCGGAAGAATGGAACAGATCCGAGACTAGGGTGATCGGTGACCTGATCAAACTCTATCCAAAGTTATATCAGTTAACAGCTGCGGATATGGCGAAAGAGGCAAAAATTCTGGAAATTCTCGAGAAACATCACGGTTCGAATAATGGTTTACGCGGTGCACCATCGGGTGATCTGAAAATTTGGATATATATTTTCTCAAGGGACGGGGAATGCATCAATGTGACC aTTGGACCACAAAAGACTGCGTTCGACGTGTGTCAAGAACTGGCGGAAAAGACTAACTTGTCAGCTCATGAATTGTGTCTGGAGGAATATACATTGTCTGGTGCACTGGAAAGACCACTGCATCATAAAGAGCGTGTCCTCGAGGCAGTGGCAAGGTGGGGATACTGGGACCCCGAGGACAGAAAGGACAATGTCCTCATACTTAAGAAGGATCGGCTATACAAGGATATAGCACCACtg atGAAACCACCGATGACAACGTCTGGTGAACTTAAATTTGCTGACACAAAATCGAAAAATTTTAAGAACTACCTCTTCGAATTTAGTCAAGCGAAACTTTATTGTTACAAAGACAGAGTATGCGCGAATGTATTATACGAGTGGAAAGTAGAAGACATCATTTGGTATTTAGGTCACGAGCCAAAGCGAAATCCACAAACGGG ATGGTCTATAACATTCATAGCTAAGAATAAAAAGCCAACAAG gtgTAAAGAAACTCCGTACTTTGGAAATACTTTAGCAGGATCGTTAAAAGAGGAACAGCATAAATGGGTAGCAGCTATGGTCTTTGGAGAATATCAGCTAAATGTTCGACCTCCCTCAGTCAATCTCATGGATCCGTAA